The following coding sequences lie in one Cronobacter universalis NCTC 9529 genomic window:
- a CDS encoding isovaleryl-CoA dehydrogenase, whose protein sequence is MHWQTHTVFNQPVALNNSNLFLSDTALREAVLREGAGWDAELLASIGQQLGTAESLELGRLANANPPELLRYDARGERLDDVRFHPAWHLLMQGLFANRVHNLPWLATAREGALVARAARFVLHAQVEAGTLCPITMTFAATPLLQAHLPPLFADWQTPLASDRYDSHLLPGAQKRGLLIGMGMTEKQGGSDVLSNTTRAEPVAARGPGEAYRLVGHKWFFSVPQSDAHLVLAQTKGGLSCFFVPRFLPDGQRNAVRLERLKDKLGNRSNASSEAEFLDALGWLLGEEGEGVRQILRMGGMTRFDCALGSHGLMRRALAVALYHTHQRQAFGKNLIEQPLMRQVLGRMALELEGQTALLFRLARAWEQRESPHEVAFARLFTPAAKYGVCKRGIPFVAEAMEALGGIGYCEESELPRLYREMPVNSIWEGSGNIMCLDVLRVLTRQPGVLEMLSDEFDAVKGQDRHFDRAWRQLAGQLRRPDEAAGRAMTTQLFFLATGAQVLRSLTPPLAQAWCRMMLDTRGDSPLAEPVLAQALLRATGGAG, encoded by the coding sequence ATGCACTGGCAAACCCACACGGTGTTTAACCAGCCCGTCGCGCTCAATAACAGCAATCTGTTTCTTTCCGATACCGCGCTGCGCGAGGCGGTGCTGCGCGAAGGCGCGGGCTGGGACGCTGAGCTGCTCGCAAGCATCGGCCAGCAGCTTGGCACGGCGGAGTCGCTGGAGTTAGGGCGACTGGCGAACGCCAATCCGCCAGAACTGTTGCGCTATGACGCGCGCGGCGAACGTCTTGACGACGTGCGTTTTCATCCGGCGTGGCACCTGCTGATGCAGGGGCTGTTCGCTAACCGGGTTCATAATCTGCCGTGGCTTGCGACGGCGCGCGAGGGAGCGCTGGTCGCCCGCGCCGCGCGTTTCGTTCTGCACGCGCAGGTGGAAGCAGGCACGTTATGCCCGATTACCATGACGTTTGCCGCGACACCGCTGTTACAGGCCCATCTGCCGCCGCTGTTCGCCGACTGGCAGACTCCGCTGGCAAGCGATCGCTACGATTCCCACCTGCTGCCCGGCGCGCAGAAGCGCGGGCTGCTTATCGGCATGGGCATGACGGAAAAACAGGGTGGTTCAGATGTGCTCAGTAATACCACCCGTGCGGAACCCGTCGCGGCGCGCGGCCCCGGCGAGGCGTACCGGCTGGTGGGCCATAAGTGGTTTTTCTCAGTGCCGCAAAGCGACGCGCATCTGGTGCTGGCGCAGACGAAAGGCGGTCTTTCGTGTTTCTTCGTGCCGCGCTTTTTGCCGGACGGTCAGCGCAACGCGGTGCGCCTTGAACGCCTGAAAGATAAACTCGGCAACCGCTCGAACGCCAGCAGCGAGGCGGAGTTTCTCGACGCGCTCGGCTGGCTGCTTGGCGAAGAGGGAGAAGGCGTGCGCCAGATCCTGCGGATGGGCGGCATGACGCGCTTTGACTGCGCGCTCGGCAGCCACGGGCTGATGCGCCGCGCGCTGGCGGTGGCGCTTTACCATACCCATCAGCGTCAGGCGTTCGGCAAAAATCTTATTGAGCAGCCGCTGATGCGTCAGGTGCTCGGGCGCATGGCGCTGGAGCTGGAAGGGCAGACCGCGCTGCTGTTTCGTCTGGCGCGCGCCTGGGAGCAGCGCGAATCGCCGCATGAAGTGGCGTTTGCCCGCCTCTTTACGCCTGCCGCGAAATATGGCGTCTGCAAGCGCGGCATTCCGTTTGTGGCGGAGGCGATGGAAGCGCTCGGCGGCATCGGGTATTGCGAAGAGAGCGAACTGCCGCGGCTTTATCGTGAAATGCCGGTCAACAGTATCTGGGAAGGCTCCGGCAACATCATGTGCCTTGATGTATTGCGCGTGCTGACGCGCCAGCCGGGCGTTCTGGAGATGCTGAGCGATGAGTTTGACGCGGTAAAAGGACAGGACCGGCATTTCGACCGCGCCTGGCGACAGCTGGCGGGGCAGTTGCGCAGGCCCGATGAAGCGGCCGGACGCGCTATGACCACCCAGCTCTTTTTCCTGGCGACCGGCGCCCAGGTGCTGCGTTCGCTGACGCCGCCGCTGGCGCAGGCCTGGTGCCGGATGATGCTGGATACCCGTGGCGACAGCCCGCTGGCGGAGCCGGTGCTGGCGCAGGCGCTACTGCGCGCCACGGGCGGGGCGGGCTGA
- a CDS encoding glutathionylspermidine synthase family protein, with protein sequence MLRHQTPVRPDLARIAHEHGFHFHIIDDEIYWDESRAYRFTLRQIEEQIEAPTAELHEMCLDVVDSAARDARLLEQLAIPELYWDAIAQSWQDQDPSLYGRMDFVWTGQGPVKLLEYNADTPTSLYESAYFQWQWLEDARRQGGIPRDADQFNSLQEKLIARLAEIATPEPLYFSCCQESDEDRGTVLYLEDCARQAGLETRFIYIEEIGLGLGGVLTDLDDNVIRQAFKLYPLEWMMRDDNGPLLCKRAERWYEPLWKSILSNKGLLPLLWAQFPGHPNLLPAWFNDDFARERHDVAQALAGYAGYVRKPLFSREGGNVTLFDNADQVLAHEEGDYGNEPVIWQAFQALPRFGDSYTLLGSWIVGDEPAGIGIREDVSLITKDTSRFIPHYIAG encoded by the coding sequence ATGCTGCGCCATCAGACGCCGGTGCGCCCGGATCTCGCGCGTATCGCGCACGAACACGGCTTTCACTTTCATATCATCGACGATGAAATCTACTGGGATGAAAGCCGCGCCTACCGCTTTACGCTGCGCCAGATTGAAGAGCAGATAGAAGCGCCTACCGCAGAGCTGCACGAGATGTGCCTTGACGTGGTGGATAGTGCCGCGCGCGATGCGCGCCTGCTTGAGCAACTCGCCATTCCTGAGCTGTACTGGGACGCCATCGCCCAAAGCTGGCAAGACCAGGATCCGTCGCTCTACGGGCGCATGGATTTTGTCTGGACCGGGCAGGGGCCAGTAAAGTTACTGGAATACAACGCCGATACGCCCACCTCGCTGTATGAATCTGCTTACTTCCAGTGGCAGTGGCTGGAGGATGCGCGCCGCCAGGGGGGTATCCCGCGCGATGCCGATCAATTCAACAGCCTCCAGGAGAAGCTCATCGCGCGTCTGGCGGAGATAGCGACGCCTGAGCCGCTCTATTTCAGCTGCTGCCAGGAGTCCGACGAGGATCGCGGCACGGTGCTGTACCTGGAAGACTGCGCGCGGCAGGCGGGCCTTGAGACGCGTTTTATCTATATCGAAGAGATCGGTCTGGGACTTGGCGGCGTGCTGACGGATTTGGACGATAACGTCATCCGGCAGGCGTTTAAGCTCTATCCGCTGGAGTGGATGATGCGCGACGACAACGGCCCGCTGCTCTGTAAGCGCGCCGAGCGCTGGTATGAGCCGCTGTGGAAAAGCATTCTCAGCAATAAAGGACTGCTGCCGCTGCTCTGGGCGCAGTTTCCCGGCCATCCCAACCTGTTACCGGCGTGGTTCAACGACGATTTCGCGCGCGAGCGGCATGATGTCGCGCAGGCGCTTGCGGGCTATGCAGGCTACGTTCGCAAGCCGCTGTTTTCGCGCGAAGGCGGCAACGTGACGCTGTTTGATAACGCCGACCAGGTGCTGGCTCACGAAGAGGGCGATTACGGCAACGAGCCCGTTATCTGGCAGGCGTTTCAGGCGCTGCCGCGCTTTGGCGACAGCTATACGCTGCTCGGCAGCTGGATCGTCGGCGATGAGCCTGCGGGCATCGGCATTCGCGAAGATGTCTCGCTTATCACCAAAGACACCTCACGCTTCATTCCTCACTATATCGCCGGCTGA
- a CDS encoding DUF1190 domain-containing protein: MSAARKRRGKKKGGHPVANTSDLKFLPRPEPERKGPKILTLAIMGGAAFFGLKACQDTGDNDNDGDGVYYSTPEECREDGNPADLCTNAWNTAKAEFEKDIPPKLTWDACSTAYGNNCYYDGVAKTWVPMMAGFLLASNRDKKRELDDSSSSYYTSGSGYHYYYTRPVWQNASGDYVWRGGNRSGASASSHSLVTRSATTISRGGFGRSSSSRSSWGG, from the coding sequence ATGTCGGCAGCAAGGAAAAGACGTGGAAAGAAAAAAGGCGGTCATCCGGTTGCTAACACCTCGGATCTGAAATTTCTTCCACGCCCGGAGCCGGAACGCAAAGGGCCGAAAATACTGACCCTCGCCATCATGGGCGGCGCGGCGTTTTTCGGCCTCAAAGCCTGTCAGGATACCGGCGATAACGACAATGACGGCGACGGGGTCTATTACTCGACGCCCGAGGAGTGCCGTGAGGACGGGAACCCGGCAGATCTCTGCACCAACGCCTGGAATACCGCTAAAGCCGAGTTTGAAAAAGATATCCCGCCGAAGCTCACCTGGGACGCCTGTAGCACCGCGTATGGCAATAACTGCTATTACGACGGCGTGGCGAAAACCTGGGTGCCGATGATGGCGGGCTTCCTGCTGGCGAGCAACAGAGACAAAAAGCGCGAGCTGGATGACTCCTCGTCGTCGTATTACACCTCAGGCTCCGGCTATCACTACTACTACACGCGCCCTGTCTGGCAAAACGCGTCTGGCGATTATGTCTGGCGCGGCGGCAATCGTTCCGGCGCCAGCGCCAGCAGCCACAGCCTCGTCACTCGCAGCGCCACGACGATTTCCCGCGGCGGCTTTGGCCGTTCATCCAGCTCCCGCAGTAGCTGGGGAGGCTAA
- a CDS encoding DUF350 domain-containing protein — MQTFHGLMAFCAYFFIGLAMINCFMFIYTRITAHDEWTLIKENNSAAAITFGGAILGYVVPLASAAINSVSITDYLIWGAIALVVQLIIYGGVRLYMPKLSEKIINRNVAAAIFMGVASLAGGILNAACMTW, encoded by the coding sequence GTGCAGACATTCCACGGACTGATGGCGTTTTGCGCTTACTTTTTTATCGGGCTGGCGATGATCAACTGTTTCATGTTCATCTACACCCGCATTACCGCTCACGATGAGTGGACATTAATCAAAGAGAATAACAGCGCGGCGGCGATTACCTTCGGCGGCGCGATTTTAGGCTATGTGGTGCCGCTCGCCAGCGCGGCGATCAACTCAGTCAGCATCACGGACTATCTGATTTGGGGGGCGATCGCGCTCGTCGTCCAGCTTATAATCTACGGCGGCGTGCGTTTGTACATGCCGAAACTGAGCGAGAAAATTATTAACCGCAACGTTGCGGCCGCAATATTTATGGGCGTGGCGTCGCTGGCGGGCGGTATTCTGAACGCGGCCTGCATGACCTGGTAA
- the rlmB gene encoding 23S rRNA (guanosine(2251)-2'-O)-methyltransferase RlmB has product MSEMIYGIHAVQALLERAPERFQEVFILKGREDKRLLPLIHALEAQGVPVQVANRQWLDEKADGAVHQGIVARVKPGRQYGENDLPDLLAAHAQPFLLILDGVTDPHNLGACLRSADAAGVHAVIVPKDRSAQLNATAKKVACGAAESVPLIRVTNLARTMRLLQEENVWIVGTAGEADHTLFQSKMTGPLALVMGAEGEGMRRLTREHCDELISIPMAGSVSSLNVSVATGICLFEAVRQRS; this is encoded by the coding sequence ATGAGTGAAATGATTTACGGCATCCACGCGGTGCAGGCCCTGCTGGAGCGCGCTCCCGAGCGTTTTCAGGAAGTGTTTATTCTGAAAGGGCGTGAAGATAAACGTCTGCTGCCGCTGATCCACGCGCTGGAAGCGCAGGGCGTGCCGGTGCAGGTGGCAAACCGCCAGTGGCTGGATGAAAAAGCGGATGGCGCGGTGCACCAGGGTATCGTCGCCCGCGTCAAGCCGGGGCGTCAGTATGGCGAAAACGATCTGCCGGATCTGCTGGCGGCGCACGCGCAGCCGTTCCTGTTGATCCTGGACGGCGTGACCGATCCGCATAACCTCGGCGCCTGCCTGCGCAGCGCTGACGCGGCGGGCGTACATGCGGTGATCGTGCCAAAAGATCGCTCCGCGCAGCTTAACGCGACCGCTAAAAAAGTCGCCTGCGGCGCGGCGGAAAGCGTGCCGCTGATCCGCGTGACCAACCTCGCGCGCACCATGCGTCTGTTGCAGGAAGAGAACGTCTGGATCGTCGGCACGGCGGGCGAAGCGGATCACACCCTCTTCCAGAGCAAAATGACCGGCCCTCTGGCGCTGGTGATGGGCGCGGAAGGGGAAGGGATGCGCCGTCTCACCCGTGAACATTGCGATGAGCTTATCAGCATCCCGATGGCGGGCAGCGTCTCCTCGCTGAACGTCTCGGTGGCGACCGGTATCTGTCTCTTCGAAGCCGTGCGTCAGCGCAGCTAA
- the rnr gene encoding ribonuclease R gives MSHDPFQEREAEKYANPIPSREFILEHLTKREKPANRDELASELGIEGEEQLEALRRRLRAMERDGQLVFTRRQCYALPERLDLQKGTVIGHRDGYGFLRVEGRKDDLYLSSEQMKTCIHGDIVLAQPLGSDRKGRREARIVRVLVPKQSNIVGRYFTDAGVGFVVPDDSRLSFDILIPPEEVMGARMGYVVVVELTQRPTRRTKAIGKIVEVLGDNMGTGMAVDMALRTHEIPYVWPKAVEEQIAHLKEEVPEEAKVGRVDLRNLPLVTIDGEDARDFDDAVFCEKKRGGGWRLWVAIADVSYYVRPPTPLDNEARNRGTSVYFPSQVVPMLPEVLSNGLCSLNPQVDRLCMVCEMTISAKGRLTGYKFYEAVMSSHARLTYTKVWHILQGDEDLRSQYQPLVKHLEELHTLYKALEEARTERGGISFESEEAKFIFNAERRIDRIEQTQRNDAHKLIEECMILANISAARFVEKHKEPALFRIHDRPTNEAITSFRSVLAELGLELPGGNKPEPRDYAELLDSIADRPDHEMLQTMLLRSMKQAIYDPENRGHFGLALQSYAHFTSPIRRYPDLTLHRAIKYLIAKEQGHEGNTTESGGWHYTMEEMLQLGQHCSMTERRADEATREVADWLKCDFMQDQVGQTFSGVISSVTGFGFFVRLTDLFIDGLVHVSSLDNDYYRFDQVGQRLIGESGGQTYRLGDRVEVKVEAVNMDERKIDFSLISSERGPRNVGKTAREREKRGGGGGKNRSRRQVGKRQNFEPNEAFRSEKGRGKVKKDSAARAEKSDKPAKSSKKPSAKTQKIAAATKAKRAAKKKRDE, from the coding sequence ATGTCACACGATCCTTTTCAGGAACGAGAAGCTGAGAAGTACGCCAACCCTATCCCGAGCCGGGAATTTATCCTTGAGCATTTAACCAAACGTGAAAAACCGGCTAACCGCGATGAACTGGCGTCCGAACTCGGCATTGAAGGCGAGGAGCAGCTGGAAGCGCTGCGTCGCCGCCTGCGCGCCATGGAGCGCGACGGCCAGTTAGTCTTTACCCGCCGCCAGTGCTATGCGCTGCCGGAACGTCTTGATCTGCAAAAAGGCACCGTCATCGGCCATCGCGACGGTTACGGTTTTTTACGCGTCGAAGGACGCAAAGACGATCTCTATCTCTCTTCTGAGCAGATGAAAACCTGCATTCACGGCGATATCGTGCTGGCGCAGCCGCTCGGTTCAGACCGCAAAGGCCGCCGCGAAGCGCGCATCGTACGCGTGCTGGTGCCGAAGCAGAGCAATATTGTCGGGCGCTATTTCACCGACGCGGGCGTCGGCTTCGTGGTGCCGGACGACAGCCGTCTGAGCTTCGATATCCTGATCCCGCCGGAAGAGGTGATGGGCGCCCGCATGGGCTATGTCGTGGTTGTCGAGCTGACCCAGCGCCCGACGCGGCGCACCAAAGCGATCGGTAAAATTGTTGAAGTGCTCGGCGACAACATGGGCACCGGCATGGCCGTGGATATGGCGCTGCGCACCCATGAAATCCCTTACGTCTGGCCGAAAGCCGTTGAAGAACAGATTGCGCACCTGAAAGAAGAAGTGCCGGAAGAGGCCAAAGTGGGGCGCGTCGATTTGCGCAATCTGCCGCTCGTCACCATCGACGGCGAAGACGCCCGCGACTTTGACGACGCCGTATTCTGTGAGAAAAAACGCGGCGGCGGCTGGCGCCTGTGGGTGGCTATCGCCGACGTCAGCTACTATGTGCGCCCGCCGACGCCGCTTGATAACGAAGCGCGCAACCGCGGCACGTCGGTTTACTTCCCGTCACAGGTCGTCCCGATGCTGCCGGAAGTGCTCTCCAACGGCCTGTGCTCGCTGAACCCGCAGGTGGATCGCCTCTGTATGGTCTGCGAGATGACCATCTCCGCCAAAGGCCGTCTCACTGGCTATAAATTCTATGAAGCGGTGATGAGCTCGCACGCCCGCCTGACCTACACCAAGGTGTGGCATATTCTCCAGGGCGATGAAGATCTGCGCAGCCAGTATCAGCCGCTGGTGAAGCATCTCGAAGAGCTGCACACGCTGTATAAAGCGCTGGAAGAGGCGCGCACCGAGCGGGGCGGCATCTCGTTTGAGAGCGAAGAAGCGAAGTTTATCTTCAACGCCGAGCGCCGTATCGATCGTATTGAGCAGACCCAGCGTAACGACGCGCACAAGCTCATCGAAGAGTGCATGATCCTCGCCAACATCTCGGCGGCGCGCTTTGTCGAGAAACACAAAGAGCCGGCGCTGTTCCGTATTCACGACCGTCCGACCAATGAAGCGATCACCTCGTTCCGCTCTGTACTGGCGGAGCTGGGCCTTGAGCTGCCGGGCGGCAACAAGCCGGAGCCGCGCGATTACGCCGAGCTGCTCGATTCCATCGCCGATCGTCCCGATCACGAGATGCTGCAAACCATGCTGCTGCGCTCGATGAAACAGGCGATTTACGATCCGGAAAACCGCGGCCACTTCGGCCTCGCGCTGCAATCCTACGCGCACTTTACCTCGCCGATTCGCCGCTACCCGGATCTTACGCTGCACCGCGCGATTAAATACCTGATCGCCAAAGAGCAGGGTCACGAAGGCAACACCACCGAGAGCGGCGGCTGGCACTACACCATGGAAGAGATGCTGCAACTGGGCCAGCACTGCTCCATGACCGAACGCCGCGCCGATGAAGCTACCCGTGAAGTGGCGGACTGGCTGAAGTGCGACTTCATGCAGGATCAGGTCGGCCAGACCTTCTCCGGCGTGATTTCAAGCGTCACCGGCTTTGGATTCTTCGTGCGCCTGACCGATCTCTTTATCGACGGTCTGGTGCATGTCTCGTCGCTGGATAACGACTACTACCGCTTTGATCAGGTCGGCCAGCGTCTGATTGGCGAATCCGGCGGCCAGACGTATCGTCTGGGCGACCGCGTCGAAGTCAAAGTCGAAGCGGTTAACATGGACGAGCGCAAAATCGATTTCTCGCTCATCTCCAGCGAGCGCGGGCCGCGTAACGTGGGTAAAACCGCACGCGAGCGCGAGAAACGAGGCGGCGGTGGTGGTAAAAACCGCAGCCGTCGTCAGGTCGGCAAGCGCCAGAATTTCGAACCCAACGAGGCGTTTCGCAGCGAAAAAGGCCGTGGAAAGGTGAAGAAAGACAGCGCGGCACGCGCTGAGAAGAGCGACAAGCCGGCGAAAAGCAGTAAAAAACCGTCGGCAAAAACGCAGAAAATCGCGGCCGCCACCAAAGCGAAGCGCGCGGCGAAGAAAAAGCGCGACGAGTAA
- the nsrR gene encoding nitric oxide-sensing transcriptional repressor NsrR, producing the protein MQLTSFTDFGLRALIYMASLPEGRMTSISEVTEVYGVSRNHMVKIINQLSRAGYVTAVRGKNGGIRLGKPAATIRIGDVVRELEPLSIVNCSSAFCHITPACRLKQVLGDAVARFLQELDNYTLADLVQENQPLYKLLLVE; encoded by the coding sequence GTGCAGTTAACGAGTTTTACCGATTTCGGGCTACGGGCTTTGATCTATATGGCGTCCTTGCCGGAAGGCCGCATGACCAGCATTTCTGAAGTCACCGAGGTGTATGGCGTCTCCCGCAATCATATGGTCAAAATTATCAACCAGCTTAGTCGTGCGGGCTATGTCACCGCCGTGAGGGGCAAAAACGGCGGGATCCGCCTTGGCAAACCAGCCGCAACCATCCGCATTGGGGATGTCGTGCGTGAGCTGGAGCCCCTGTCTATAGTGAACTGTAGTAGCGCGTTCTGTCACATCACCCCCGCGTGTCGCCTGAAACAGGTGCTGGGCGACGCGGTGGCGCGCTTTCTTCAGGAACTGGATAACTACACGCTGGCCGATTTAGTGCAGGAAAACCAGCCGCTCTACAAATTATTGCTGGTGGAATGA
- a CDS encoding adenylosuccinate synthase, whose product MGNNVVVLGTQWGDEGKGKIVDLLTERAKYVVRYQGGHNAGHTLVINGEKTVLHLIPSGILRDNVTSIIGNGVVLSPAALMKEMKELEDRGIPVRERLLLSEACPLILDYHVALDVAREKARGAKAIGTTGRGIGPAYEDKVARRGLRVGDLFDKATFAEKLKEVLEYHNFQLVNFYKVEAVDYQKVLDDVMAIADVLTSMVVDVSDLLDQARKRGDFIMFEGAQGTLLDIDHGTYPYVTSSNTTAGGVATGSGIGPRYVDYVLGIIKAYSTRVGAGPFPTELFDDIGEFLCKKGNEFGATTGRRRRTGWLDAVAVRRAVQINSLSGFCLTKLDVLDALEEVKICVAYRMPDGREVTTTPMAADDWEGIEPIYETMPGWSESTFGVKERDGLPQAALNYIKRIEEVTGVPIDIISTGPDRTETMILRDPFDA is encoded by the coding sequence ATGGGTAACAACGTCGTCGTACTGGGCACCCAATGGGGTGACGAAGGTAAAGGGAAGATCGTCGATCTTCTGACTGAACGGGCTAAATATGTTGTACGCTACCAGGGCGGTCACAACGCAGGCCATACTCTCGTAATCAACGGTGAAAAAACCGTCCTCCATCTTATCCCCTCGGGCATTCTTCGCGATAACGTCACCAGCATCATTGGTAACGGCGTCGTGCTGTCGCCTGCCGCGCTGATGAAAGAGATGAAGGAACTGGAAGACCGTGGCATCCCGGTTCGCGAACGTCTGCTGTTATCCGAAGCCTGCCCGCTGATCCTCGACTACCACGTTGCGCTCGACGTCGCGCGTGAGAAAGCGCGCGGCGCCAAAGCCATCGGCACCACCGGTCGCGGCATTGGCCCGGCCTATGAAGACAAAGTCGCACGTCGCGGTCTGCGCGTGGGCGATCTCTTCGATAAAGCCACCTTCGCTGAAAAACTGAAAGAAGTGCTGGAATACCACAACTTCCAGCTGGTGAACTTCTACAAAGTTGAAGCCGTTGACTACCAGAAAGTGCTGGACGACGTGATGGCGATTGCCGACGTGCTGACCAGCATGGTGGTGGACGTTTCCGATCTGCTGGATCAGGCGCGTAAGCGCGGCGACTTCATCATGTTTGAAGGCGCGCAGGGCACGCTGCTGGATATCGACCACGGCACCTACCCGTATGTGACTTCCTCCAACACCACCGCAGGCGGCGTAGCGACCGGCTCCGGCATTGGCCCGCGTTATGTGGACTACGTGCTCGGCATTATCAAAGCCTACTCCACCCGCGTGGGCGCAGGCCCGTTCCCGACCGAGCTGTTCGACGACATCGGCGAATTCCTGTGCAAAAAAGGCAATGAATTCGGCGCTACCACCGGCCGTCGCCGTCGTACCGGCTGGCTGGATGCGGTCGCGGTACGCCGCGCCGTGCAGATCAACTCCCTGTCCGGCTTCTGCCTGACCAAACTGGACGTCCTGGACGCTCTGGAAGAGGTGAAAATCTGCGTCGCTTACCGTATGCCGGATGGCCGCGAAGTCACCACCACCCCGATGGCGGCGGATGACTGGGAAGGTATCGAGCCGATTTACGAAACCATGCCGGGCTGGTCTGAATCCACCTTCGGCGTGAAAGAGCGTGACGGCCTGCCGCAGGCGGCGCTGAATTACATCAAACGTATTGAAGAAGTCACCGGCGTGCCGATCGACATCATCTCTACCGGTCCGGATCGTACCGAAACCATGATCCTGCGCGATCCGTTCGACGCATAA
- a CDS encoding DUF2065 domain-containing protein yields MNTTVLLALALVLVVEGLGPLLFPRVWRRMIVSVAQMPDTLLRRFGGGLVVAGIVIYYMLRKTIN; encoded by the coding sequence ATGAATACAACGGTTTTGCTGGCGCTTGCGCTGGTGCTGGTGGTTGAAGGGCTCGGCCCGCTGCTTTTTCCGCGCGTATGGCGGCGGATGATCGTCTCTGTGGCGCAAATGCCGGACACTTTATTACGCCGTTTCGGCGGGGGTCTTGTGGTTGCCGGGATTGTGATCTACTACATGTTGAGGAAAACGATTAACTGA
- the hflC gene encoding protease modulator HflC — MRKSVIAVIIIALVVLYTSIFVVKEGERGIILQFSKVVRDNDNKPKVYEPGLHFKMPFIESVKTLDARIQTMDNQADRFVTKEKKDLIVDSYIKWRISDFSRYYLATGGGDLSQAEVLLKRKFSDRLRSEIGRLDVKDIVTDSRGRLTSEVREALNSGSAGTEDEVETPAADDAIASAAKRVTEETNGKVPVINPNSMAALGIEVVDVRIKQINLPAEVSEAIFNRMRAEREAVARRHRSQGQEEAEKLRAAADYEVTRTLAEAERQARILRGEGDAEAAKLFADAFSQDPDFYAFIRSLRAYESSFNSNQDVMVLSPDSDFFRYMKTPANSAR; from the coding sequence ATGCGTAAGTCAGTCATTGCGGTAATCATCATCGCGTTGGTGGTGCTTTACACCTCGATTTTTGTGGTGAAAGAGGGTGAGCGCGGCATCATCCTGCAATTCAGTAAAGTTGTGCGCGACAACGATAACAAGCCGAAAGTGTATGAGCCTGGCCTGCACTTTAAAATGCCATTTATCGAGTCGGTGAAGACGCTGGACGCCCGTATCCAGACCATGGATAACCAGGCGGATCGTTTCGTCACCAAAGAGAAGAAAGACCTGATCGTCGATTCTTACATTAAGTGGCGTATCAGCGATTTCAGCCGTTACTACCTGGCGACAGGCGGCGGCGATCTCTCTCAGGCGGAAGTCCTGCTGAAACGTAAGTTCTCGGACCGTCTGCGTTCTGAAATCGGTCGTCTCGACGTGAAAGACATCGTCACCGATTCCCGTGGTCGTCTGACTTCTGAAGTGCGCGAAGCGCTGAACTCCGGCTCTGCGGGCACCGAAGATGAAGTCGAAACCCCGGCGGCGGATGACGCTATCGCTTCTGCGGCGAAACGTGTGACCGAAGAGACCAACGGCAAAGTGCCGGTGATCAACCCGAACAGCATGGCGGCGCTCGGTATTGAAGTGGTTGACGTGCGTATCAAGCAGATCAACCTGCCGGCGGAAGTCTCGGAAGCTATCTTCAACCGTATGCGCGCCGAGCGTGAAGCGGTCGCCCGTCGTCACCGTTCGCAGGGCCAGGAAGAGGCCGAGAAACTGCGCGCGGCGGCGGATTACGAAGTGACCCGTACGCTTGCGGAAGCTGAGCGTCAGGCGCGTATCCTGCGGGGTGAAGGCGATGCCGAAGCCGCGAAACTGTTCGCCGACGCGTTCAGCCAGGATCCGGATTTCTACGCCTTTATCCGCAGCCTGCGTGCCTACGAGAGCAGCTTTAACTCCAATCAGGACGTAATGGTGTTAAGCCCGGACAGCGATTTCTTCCGCTATATGAAAACGCCGGCCAATAGCGCACGCTAA